A single Taeniopygia guttata chromosome 30, bTaeGut7.mat, whole genome shotgun sequence DNA region contains:
- the LOC140681017 gene encoding olfactory receptor 14A16-like translates to MSNSSSISHFLLLALADTRQLQLLHFCLFLGISLAALLGNGLIISAVACGHHLHTPMFFFLLNLALSDLGSICTTVPKAMHNSLWDTRNISYTGCAAQLFFFMFFISAEFSLLTIMCYDRYVSICKPLHYGTLLGSRACAHMAAAAWASAFLSALLHTANTFSLPLCHGNALGQFFCEIPQILKISCSHIKVREFGLIVLSALLYFGCYVFIVFSYVQIFRAVLKIPSEQGRHKAFSTCLPHLAVVSLFLSTGTVAYLNPPSISSPSLDLALSVLYSVVPPALNPLIYSLRNQELKAAVWRLMTGCFQEH, encoded by the coding sequence atgtccaacagcagctccatcagccacttcctcctgctggcactggcagacacgcggcagctgcagctcctgcacttctgcctcttcctgggcatctccctggctgccctcctgggcaacggcctcatcatcagcgccgtagcctgcggccaccacctgcacacgcccatgttcttcttcctgctcaacctggccctcagcgacctgggctccatctgcaccactgtccccaaagccatgcacaattccctctgggacactaggaacatctcctacacaggatgtgctgctcagctctttttcttcatgtttttcatctcagcagagttttccctcctgaccatcatgtgctacgaccgctacgtgtccatctgcaaacccctgcactacgggaccctcctgggcagcagagcttgtgcccacatggcagcagctgcctgggccagtgcctttctcagtgctctgctgcacacagccaatacattttccctgcccctgtgccatggcaatgccctgggccagttcttctgtgaaatcccacagatcctcaagatCTCCTGCTCACACATCAAAGTCAGGGAATTTGGGCTTATTGTGCTAAGTGCTCTTCTATATTTTGGATGTtatgtgttcattgttttctcctatgtgcagatcttcagggctgtgctgaagatcccctctgagcagggacggcacaaagccttttccacctgcctccctcacctggctgtggtctctctgttcctcagcactggCACAGTTGCCTATCTGAATCCCCCCTCGatttcctccccatccctggatctggccctgtcagttctgtactcggtggtgcctccagccctgaaccccctcatctacagcctgaggaaccaggagctcaaggctgcagtgtggagactgatgactggatgctttcaggaacattaa
- the LOC140680994 gene encoding uncharacterized protein, with amino-acid sequence METREDKFPQQNLMEEAVLSSSTAHESHKENPRRSYRRRGCKPSPGCSEEERPTQCQGGGQSFSQSSELLVPEHPCERQRRYECLECGKRFRQSNNLICHQMIHTGEWPYECGECGKGFSCSSKLVTHKRIHTGERPYECPLCQKRFQTSSSLLLHQRIHTDERPFRCPDCGKGFKHNSTLINHRRIHTGERPYECGECGMSFRQRFSLNCHQRIHTGERPYECPQCGKSFSRSSHLTKHQRRHR; translated from the coding sequence atggagaccagGGAGGACAAATTCCCAcagcagaacctcatggaagaggctgttttgagcAGCTCCACAGCGCATGAATCCCACAAGGAAAACCCCCGGCGATCctacaggaggaggggctgcaaacccagcccagggtgctctgaggaggaaagacccacccagtgccagggaGGTGGGCAGAgtttcagccagagctcagagctgctggtccCTGAGCATCCTTGTGAGAGACAGAGGCGCTATGAGTgtttggagtgtgggaagaggttcaGGCAGAGCAACAACCTCATCtgccaccagatgatccacaccggggaatggccctacgagtgtggggagtgtgggaagggcttcagctgcagctccaaactTGTCACCCACAAACGTATCCACACTGGagagaggccctatgagtgtcctctatgtcagaagaggtttcagaccagctccagtCTTCTCCTGCACCAGaggattcacacggatgagaggcccttccgctgccccgactgcgggaagggcttcaagcacaactccaccctcatcAACCAtcggcgcatccacactggggagaggccctacgagtgtggggaatgtgggatgAGCTTCAGGCAGAGGTTCAGCCTGAActgccaccagaggatccacactggggagaggccttacgagtgtccccagtgtgggaagagcttctccaggagctctcacttgaccaaacaccaacggaggcaccggtaa